One window of the Oligoflexus sp. genome contains the following:
- a CDS encoding MoxR family ATPase, translating into MMGHDLDRDVENAANHINLVLTTVGKRMVGQKLVMERLLMGLIGQGHVLLEGLPGLAKTTAVKALSDCSDLAVTRIQFTPDLLPADVIGTQIYDPRQAEFKVKKGPIFTNLLIADEINRAPAKVQSALLEAMQERQVTLGDTTYVLPKPFLVMATQNPIEQEGTYTLPEAQMDRFLFKLKVDYNTLDEEIEVVQRMASGDDIQLEKVMQASDILRCQDLMKQVHVSDKIRRYIVELVFATRKPGQYGLRKLEGLIKVGASPRASINLERASRLNALFQGRAYVTPQDVKDVGVDILRHRVLPTYEAEAENIAVEQMIADIFAHVDAP; encoded by the coding sequence ATGATGGGACACGATTTGGATCGGGATGTGGAGAACGCAGCCAACCACATCAACCTTGTGCTGACGACCGTGGGCAAACGCATGGTGGGACAGAAGCTGGTGATGGAACGCCTGCTCATGGGTTTGATTGGCCAGGGGCACGTGCTTCTGGAAGGTCTGCCCGGTCTGGCCAAGACCACGGCGGTGAAAGCCTTGTCCGACTGCTCGGATCTGGCGGTCACCCGCATTCAATTCACACCGGACCTTTTGCCGGCTGATGTGATCGGCACGCAGATCTATGATCCACGCCAGGCTGAATTCAAAGTGAAAAAAGGTCCGATCTTCACCAACCTGCTGATCGCGGATGAAATCAACCGCGCGCCGGCCAAGGTTCAATCGGCTTTGCTGGAAGCGATGCAGGAACGCCAGGTGACATTGGGGGATACGACCTATGTTTTGCCCAAACCTTTTTTGGTGATGGCGACGCAGAATCCGATTGAACAGGAAGGCACCTATACCCTGCCTGAAGCGCAGATGGACCGCTTCCTTTTCAAACTGAAGGTCGATTACAATACGTTGGACGAGGAAATCGAAGTCGTGCAGCGCATGGCCAGCGGTGATGACATTCAGCTGGAAAAGGTGATGCAGGCTTCAGACATTCTGCGCTGCCAGGATCTGATGAAGCAGGTTCATGTGTCGGATAAAATTCGGCGCTATATCGTGGAACTGGTTTTTGCGACCCGCAAACCGGGGCAGTACGGGCTCAGGAAATTGGAGGGCCTGATCAAGGTCGGAGCCAGTCCGCGGGCTTCCATCAATCTGGAACGCGCCTCGCGTTTGAATGCGCTCTTTCAAGGCCGCGCCTATGTCACGCCCCAGGATGTGAAAGACGTCGGCGTCGATATTCTGCGGCATCGCGTTTTGCCCACATATGAAGCGGAAGCGGAAAACATTGCAGTCGAGCAGATGATTGCCGATATCTTTGCTCATGTCGATGCGCCGTGA
- a CDS encoding BatD family protein: protein MARIGKLAGIFISFWCFASAALAGMITGELDKPEGSVEDQFVYTLAVQGSADGEPAFPEVPGLSIRQAGTSQSVSIINGRMSREVQYQFVIIPDKAGSYTIPPIVMTVDGKKEQTLPIEFRVTAAGTSPQGQADRPLFLERVVAKDKVYVGEAVPSSIRVYSRVRILGAQPDFRYPDGFQVKKIDGEKNYSKLVDGQAFNVTEINAILIPTKEGRFEIPAAGLDVRFVDTSKPRRTPRSLLEDFWGQGNTVEKHFRSGSASIEVLPLPVAGRRSDFSGLVGEFQGRAEIASRAVKVGETVTLTLTIEGRGATSGMADPELGLGDRAKVYKDKPQSDDTFDAQEGVLGQRLIKMAIVPSVPGDLALGTLKIQYFNTAVGQYQDMTIDLGHLQVTGSPAAAAAPPAASPQPQAAETRPSTPSSNAPAEVKSLARDLLEPHPPERLRTHETVQTLDVIAAAVMLVGSLGFLGWGARRAWIRRQGGQHEQRKKADRALRAASRQLLEARQLLDQKDIQAAVGLAQSSIRQYMSDKFNIKGSALTLRDLEQQLVQHGLSGPTLTEMRQVWQNLDQLRFAAASADQDQGREALQKVNQLLTEVEQRCAH from the coding sequence ATGGCAAGGATTGGTAAGCTCGCAGGCATCTTCATCTCTTTTTGGTGTTTCGCGAGCGCGGCGCTGGCCGGCATGATCACGGGCGAATTGGATAAGCCCGAGGGCAGTGTCGAAGACCAGTTCGTCTACACGCTTGCAGTGCAGGGTTCCGCCGATGGTGAACCGGCGTTTCCCGAAGTTCCTGGTCTTAGCATTCGGCAGGCGGGAACGAGCCAGAGTGTTTCCATTATCAACGGCCGCATGTCGCGTGAAGTGCAGTATCAATTCGTCATCATCCCGGACAAAGCAGGCAGCTATACCATTCCTCCGATCGTGATGACGGTGGACGGAAAAAAAGAGCAGACGCTGCCCATTGAATTCCGGGTCACGGCCGCCGGCACGAGCCCCCAGGGTCAGGCGGATCGACCGCTATTTTTAGAGCGCGTCGTAGCCAAAGATAAAGTCTACGTCGGGGAAGCTGTTCCTTCGAGCATCCGCGTTTATTCACGGGTCCGTATTCTGGGTGCGCAGCCTGACTTTCGTTATCCCGATGGTTTTCAAGTGAAGAAAATCGACGGCGAGAAAAACTATTCCAAGCTGGTCGATGGCCAGGCCTTCAACGTCACGGAAATCAATGCCATTCTGATTCCGACCAAGGAGGGCCGTTTTGAAATTCCTGCGGCCGGACTTGATGTGCGCTTTGTCGATACGAGCAAACCGCGCCGCACGCCGCGTTCCCTGCTCGAAGATTTCTGGGGCCAGGGCAATACGGTGGAAAAACATTTCCGCAGCGGCTCGGCCTCGATTGAAGTCCTGCCGCTTCCCGTGGCGGGACGCCGCTCGGATTTCAGTGGGCTGGTCGGAGAATTCCAAGGGCGCGCAGAGATCGCCTCGCGTGCGGTGAAAGTGGGCGAGACCGTGACTCTGACTTTGACCATCGAAGGCCGCGGCGCGACCAGTGGCATGGCCGATCCCGAGCTTGGCCTTGGGGATCGCGCGAAGGTTTATAAGGATAAGCCGCAGTCCGATGACACCTTCGATGCGCAGGAGGGTGTGCTCGGGCAGCGCCTCATAAAAATGGCGATCGTTCCGAGCGTGCCTGGGGATCTGGCGCTCGGAACCCTTAAAATCCAGTATTTCAACACGGCCGTCGGACAGTATCAGGATATGACGATTGACCTGGGGCACCTGCAGGTCACAGGCTCGCCGGCCGCGGCAGCAGCACCTCCTGCGGCAAGTCCTCAGCCGCAGGCGGCAGAAACCAGGCCCTCGACTCCCTCATCCAATGCCCCTGCGGAAGTGAAGTCACTCGCCCGGGATCTTTTGGAACCGCATCCACCCGAGCGTCTTCGGACGCATGAAACAGTTCAGACATTGGATGTGATCGCGGCCGCTGTCATGCTGGTCGGCAGCCTGGGATTTTTAGGCTGGGGCGCGAGGCGCGCCTGGATCCGGCGTCAGGGCGGACAGCATGAACAAAGAAAGAAGGCCGATCGGGCTCTGCGCGCAGCCAGTCGCCAGCTGCTGGAAGCGCGTCAGCTTTTGGATCAAAAGGATATTCAAGCGGCCGTGGGCCTTGCCCAGAGTTCGATTCGTCAGTACATGAGCGATAAGTTCAATATCAAAGGCAGTGCTCTTACCCTGCGCGACCTTGAACAGCAGCTCGTGCAGCATGGGCTGTCGGGGCCGACGCTCACCGAGATGCGGCAGGTCTGGCAGAATCTTGATCAGCTGCGTTTTGCGGCCGCGTCCGCGGATCAGGACCAGGGACGCGAGGCCCTGCAGAAAGTGAATCAGCTTCTCACGGAGGTGGAACAGCGATGCGCGCATTGA
- a CDS encoding tetratricopeptide repeat protein: MTWNWALGLGGLFLLPALPLQADSLGDAYRAYEKGQFEEAAKGFQSHAQKQPEDYDQLYNTGVALFQKGAHEEAMTYFDRAMQSPDPGLKSRSAYNKGVALAQKQKWAEAEAAFQDALSYDNDNKMIQDNLQFVREQKDRQKEDKPQDKQAQNNQQQKKEEKAEEKQAENQPGQPQGGKPEEKQAQNQKGQGQSPEQQKSEQGKEAQKQAAQEKSGQSEAEKKTAEEKAGQEKAGQEKAGQEKAGQVEAQQQAAQEKPGQPGEKGRQGEGSPGAQPQEGERVLTVKDLKKQEAEKILRSVDDRIGTYILTPEQANTEGKSRNGKDW, from the coding sequence ATGACATGGAATTGGGCCTTGGGCCTGGGCGGGCTTTTCCTTCTGCCCGCGCTTCCCTTGCAGGCGGATTCGCTGGGGGATGCCTACCGGGCCTATGAAAAAGGTCAGTTCGAAGAGGCCGCCAAAGGTTTTCAATCCCACGCGCAGAAGCAGCCCGAGGATTATGATCAGCTCTACAACACCGGCGTCGCGCTTTTTCAGAAAGGCGCGCACGAGGAAGCCATGACTTATTTTGATCGGGCCATGCAGTCGCCTGATCCGGGTCTGAAGAGTCGATCGGCTTATAACAAAGGTGTGGCCCTGGCTCAGAAGCAGAAGTGGGCCGAGGCTGAGGCCGCGTTCCAGGATGCTTTGAGTTATGACAACGACAATAAGATGATTCAGGATAACCTTCAGTTCGTACGTGAACAGAAGGATCGACAGAAAGAGGATAAGCCTCAGGACAAGCAGGCCCAGAATAATCAGCAGCAGAAGAAGGAAGAGAAGGCCGAGGAGAAACAGGCCGAGAATCAGCCGGGTCAACCGCAGGGCGGAAAGCCTGAGGAGAAGCAGGCTCAGAATCAAAAGGGCCAGGGCCAAAGTCCTGAGCAGCAGAAATCTGAGCAGGGGAAAGAAGCTCAGAAACAGGCGGCGCAGGAAAAATCCGGGCAGTCGGAAGCCGAGAAGAAGACGGCGGAGGAGAAGGCCGGACAGGAGAAGGCCGGGCAGGAGAAGGCCGGGCAGGAGAAGGCCGGGCAGGTCGAAGCCCAGCAACAGGCGGCGCAGGAAAAACCAGGCCAGCCCGGCGAGAAGGGCAGGCAGGGGGAAGGCAGCCCAGGGGCGCAGCCGCAGGAAGGCGAGCGGGTTTTGACGGTCAAGGATTTGAAAAAGCAGGAGGCCGAAAAAATCCTGCGCTCGGTGGATGATCGCATAGGAACTTATATTCTGACCCCGGAACAGGCGAATACGGAGGGCAAGTCACGCAATGGCAAGGATTGGTAA
- a CDS encoding transglycosylase SLT domain-containing protein, with protein MLRALWCLVFVGLFQFLTYSVSAEAPTPPETHVLREHKMGYAQADPSLEVWLQKIHDGRSPLAATSDKEFEAALQSWDPASAWLFRLRRTEATSDKTVAKGALAQALDTGSQLANESMYPYVLQALVDHPALDAKEKAQARSLLLERGGISCPRKKTILQDLRAQDKGSLKTDVARKYLSTIQEFGALGFMEESLRALLYGMSPTAQKEMRAELASALQPFPRLVSDNPGLFEESAGDSSKRAQALGPIYQAEKQAGDGNCTGARDNLVRGVKDDAGKQHLITVEAVAGKIDGCFKSKGDKVRIAYWQELQAPLKEAYGFPGEALVERRLGLIYWGRDEFEDARKIFSQMLLDSEKEYPAIHADTLYTYARVVENEGKFDEAIEKYRFFIELYPKHEQANQALSSMIVLATLQKRSDDALRFALQMIELEAVKPVDERDGAALPMALYWAGKIYLEKGDNSRAEFFWARLAQEFYSTFYGALGHYSLERLTHKRFMLPPVHAPNFNKGEMFKEFPLAERKVLERAERLLLAGMKDDAACEIKEIRTTANDTHRQLAKALFQYAAGDWLAAVRIYQNLPKSYRLTLPRGMERVLFPRAYSTLVTHYANKLKVDPAYVNAIIRQESVFNPRAQSIVGARGLMQLMPGTARMEARAMRGDYVEAEKLSRVNRVLNDESILSEPEVNITLGVQHVQRLFQKYRSPVFVLTSYNANPRATERWLESIDSSDMIVFIERIPYRETRSYVKLVMRNYFYYKRWYEGADAPMPLFDGLLPQALAGVEKSQYQASSVP; from the coding sequence ATGCTGCGAGCCTTATGGTGTCTTGTGTTCGTCGGCCTTTTCCAGTTTTTAACCTATTCTGTAAGCGCTGAAGCCCCGACTCCTCCGGAGACGCATGTGCTGCGCGAGCATAAGATGGGTTATGCGCAGGCCGATCCGTCCCTGGAAGTCTGGCTTCAGAAAATTCATGATGGCCGCTCACCGCTCGCGGCCACCAGCGACAAGGAATTTGAAGCTGCGCTGCAAAGCTGGGATCCAGCCAGCGCATGGCTCTTCCGTCTGCGGCGCACCGAGGCCACTTCGGATAAGACCGTGGCCAAAGGGGCTTTGGCTCAGGCCCTCGACACTGGCAGCCAGCTTGCCAATGAATCCATGTACCCTTACGTATTGCAGGCTTTGGTGGATCATCCCGCCCTTGATGCGAAGGAGAAGGCGCAGGCACGCAGCCTTCTTCTGGAGCGTGGCGGCATCAGTTGCCCACGGAAAAAAACCATACTTCAGGATCTGAGGGCCCAGGATAAAGGCAGCCTGAAAACCGATGTGGCGCGCAAGTATCTCAGCACGATCCAGGAATTTGGAGCGCTGGGTTTTATGGAGGAAAGTCTGCGGGCCCTTCTTTATGGAATGAGTCCGACTGCGCAGAAGGAGATGCGGGCCGAGCTCGCATCGGCGCTGCAGCCTTTCCCGCGCCTTGTGAGTGACAATCCCGGTCTTTTTGAAGAAAGCGCCGGCGACAGCAGCAAACGCGCCCAGGCGCTCGGTCCGATTTATCAGGCGGAAAAACAGGCCGGTGACGGCAACTGCACAGGAGCCCGGGACAACCTTGTGCGGGGCGTGAAGGATGATGCGGGCAAGCAGCACCTCATCACAGTGGAAGCGGTTGCCGGAAAAATCGACGGCTGCTTCAAATCCAAGGGTGATAAGGTTCGCATCGCATACTGGCAGGAACTCCAGGCGCCGCTCAAGGAAGCCTATGGTTTTCCTGGGGAAGCGCTGGTGGAAAGACGCCTGGGTTTGATTTACTGGGGACGTGACGAATTTGAAGATGCGCGCAAGATCTTCAGCCAGATGCTGCTCGATTCGGAAAAGGAATATCCCGCGATTCATGCCGATACTCTTTATACTTATGCGCGGGTCGTCGAGAACGAAGGCAAGTTCGACGAGGCCATCGAGAAGTATCGCTTCTTCATCGAACTCTATCCGAAACATGAGCAGGCCAACCAGGCTCTCTCGTCCATGATCGTGCTGGCAACACTGCAAAAGCGCAGTGATGATGCTCTCCGCTTTGCTCTGCAGATGATTGAGCTTGAGGCCGTCAAGCCAGTGGATGAACGCGATGGTGCAGCCTTGCCGATGGCGCTTTACTGGGCGGGCAAGATCTATCTGGAAAAGGGTGACAACAGTCGGGCTGAATTTTTCTGGGCCCGTCTTGCTCAGGAATTTTATTCGACCTTCTACGGCGCGCTGGGTCACTACTCCCTTGAGCGCTTGACTCATAAGCGCTTCATGCTGCCACCGGTCCATGCGCCGAATTTCAATAAAGGCGAGATGTTCAAGGAATTCCCACTGGCGGAACGTAAGGTTCTGGAGCGCGCAGAGAGACTTTTGCTGGCGGGCATGAAGGATGATGCGGCCTGCGAGATCAAGGAGATTCGTACGACCGCGAATGACACGCATCGGCAGCTGGCCAAGGCTCTTTTTCAGTATGCCGCCGGTGATTGGCTGGCCGCGGTGCGCATCTATCAGAATCTGCCGAAGTCCTATCGCCTGACTTTGCCGCGCGGTATGGAGCGGGTTCTCTTCCCGCGCGCTTACAGTACCCTTGTGACCCATTATGCGAACAAACTGAAAGTGGATCCTGCCTATGTAAACGCGATCATTCGGCAGGAAAGCGTGTTCAATCCACGAGCCCAGTCCATAGTGGGGGCACGCGGCCTGATGCAGCTGATGCCGGGAACGGCGCGGATGGAAGCCCGGGCCATGCGCGGTGATTATGTCGAGGCGGAAAAGCTCTCGCGGGTGAATCGGGTTCTGAATGATGAATCCATCCTGAGCGAGCCCGAAGTGAATATCACGCTGGGCGTGCAGCATGTGCAGCGGCTCTTTCAGAAATATCGGAGCCCGGTCTTCGTGCTGACAAGCTACAACGCGAACCCGCGGGCGACGGAGCGTTGGCTGGAGTCGATCGACAGCAGCGATATGATCGTCTTCATCGAACGCATTCCTTATCGGGAAACGCGATCTTATGTAAAGCTCGTGATGCGGAATTATTTTTATTATAAGCGCTGGTATGAAGGGGCCGATGCTCCCATGCCGCTCTTTGATGGGCTTTTGCCGCAGGCTCTGGCGGGAGTTGAGAAGTCCCAGTACCAGGCCAGCAGCGTGCCGTGA
- a CDS encoding UDP-N-acetylmuramoyl-L-alanyl-D-glutamate--2,6-diaminopimelate ligase, protein MTLPMIAQDIVLVLKKAGLLLNHRAPRPDQTFNGHTTNARQVQTASLFIAYKGVSFDAHSALKDLQQNQSGLGFIVEQKEAFEALPQDVFACLVTDSREAWAWLAAHSHGNPQDRLRLIGITGTNGKTSTVWFLRQLLRTIQEPCLILGTLGVYCGEEKFPATHTTPDPDELFQQLALAVKKGVSWAAMEVSSHAIVQKRLGPLRFDAAGFTSFSRDHLDFHPTMDDYFAAKWQLFSQLLKPGAVGWLSHGIEEWLPPDAFTRGLHFYGPARSGRTMQKGDSHYEVAAMTLQSTDFSVTLDSKTWQGHLPFGADFAIANFTLALLIVESLLPGRVSADAWSHIEPVPGRFEPVTEAFAHGLAVIVDYAHTPDALEKTLHKLRELTQGRLWVVFGCGGDRDRGKRPLMGAVAEKEADVLVVTSDNPRTEDPETILKDILQGLTQSKHQAIVDRESAILRAIQGAQRGDSILIAGKGHEDYQIIGKEKFPFDDRKVAAACLKRRQAK, encoded by the coding sequence ATGACCTTGCCTATGATCGCTCAGGATATCGTCCTTGTTTTGAAGAAAGCCGGACTGCTGCTGAACCATCGCGCCCCGCGTCCCGATCAGACCTTCAACGGGCACACGACCAACGCGCGGCAGGTGCAGACTGCTTCGCTATTTATTGCCTATAAGGGCGTCAGTTTCGATGCTCACAGCGCTCTGAAGGACCTTCAGCAGAATCAATCCGGCCTGGGCTTCATCGTGGAGCAGAAGGAGGCCTTCGAGGCCTTGCCTCAGGATGTTTTTGCCTGTCTTGTGACAGATAGCCGTGAGGCCTGGGCCTGGCTGGCCGCTCATAGTCATGGAAATCCTCAGGATCGTTTGCGCCTGATCGGAATTACGGGAACGAATGGCAAGACGTCAACGGTCTGGTTTCTGCGGCAGCTTCTGCGCACGATTCAGGAACCCTGTTTGATCCTCGGCACCCTCGGTGTTTACTGCGGTGAAGAAAAATTTCCTGCCACCCATACCACGCCGGATCCCGATGAACTTTTCCAGCAACTGGCTTTGGCCGTAAAAAAAGGCGTTTCGTGGGCAGCCATGGAAGTCTCTTCGCATGCCATCGTGCAAAAGCGCCTCGGGCCCTTGCGCTTTGATGCAGCCGGATTTACCAGTTTTTCGCGTGATCACCTCGATTTTCATCCGACCATGGACGATTATTTTGCCGCCAAATGGCAGCTTTTTTCCCAGCTTTTGAAGCCGGGAGCTGTGGGCTGGCTGTCGCATGGAATCGAGGAATGGCTGCCGCCCGATGCTTTTACACGCGGTCTGCATTTCTATGGGCCAGCACGCAGTGGACGCACGATGCAAAAGGGCGATTCGCATTATGAAGTCGCGGCCATGACCCTTCAGTCCACGGATTTTTCGGTGACGCTGGATTCCAAAACCTGGCAGGGCCATCTGCCCTTTGGGGCGGATTTTGCCATTGCCAATTTCACTCTGGCGCTTTTGATTGTGGAAAGCCTTTTGCCCGGTCGTGTGAGTGCCGATGCCTGGTCCCACATTGAGCCGGTGCCTGGACGTTTTGAGCCTGTCACAGAAGCGTTTGCGCATGGACTCGCGGTGATCGTCGACTATGCACATACTCCGGATGCTTTGGAAAAAACGCTGCATAAACTGCGTGAGCTGACCCAGGGACGCCTCTGGGTGGTCTTTGGCTGTGGTGGGGATCGCGATCGGGGCAAGCGTCCTTTGATGGGCGCAGTGGCTGAGAAAGAGGCGGACGTCCTTGTGGTGACCTCGGATAATCCACGTACCGAGGATCCCGAGACCATCCTGAAGGACATCCTTCAAGGGCTCACACAGTCAAAACATCAGGCTATTGTCGATCGGGAAAGCGCCATCCTGCGGGCTATTCAGGGCGCCCAGCGGGGTGACAGCATTCTGATTGCCGGCAAAGGTCATGAGGATTATCAGATCATCGGCAAAGAAAAATTCCCGTTTGACGACCGGAAAGTGGCCGCCGCCTGTCTGAAACGGCGTCAGGCGAAATGA
- a CDS encoding S8 family peptidase, with product MRKLIVWIGLACLVWGCGRQEDSQLDQAATQEPLLRFATVDGETSQKPQSYLVAFRRLLDNTQDHYTAFPARLRTHMQAMMRSFSRDLGTVQPRYLGSLNLSDLSQSFTPPPATLGPALLRQSPQGSTAESMASLMEVTFASDEEARATLKKWLDEGRIYYAEPNDRSEMKGALEDSIIDRFKDKQQMTPWLEQIAFLPAIQQMGQLSSIEDPPVIAVMDSGVDVFHPNVRPAIYVNETGQNKLCKDDIYGCNTTVAKKENLGDGNVYPAGTSDFNQSCGQEGQCQHGTHVAGIIAARDADDYVGMCPYCQILVVKVVDLEQNGTDTAFVIKDASIIAGLAYVSGFKKKGEPLVRVINASFGKFERSRSVELFIKSLKSFGRGTLMVAAAGNEDTMRRQYPAGFDSVIAVSNVYSSVTAPKKSESSNYGTWVDIAAPGDGQCPDGPGILSSVPGGYASCKVGTSMSAPIVSGIAGLLLSKDPTLTADQVERRLLDTAEPDKLYSDSVNNGYRPNIKGMGLVPMLGSGVVNANLALDPTLDQSPPVTTQRNDLVRAGCGVVGAGASSAWSWFWLALPLLFVSRRRWR from the coding sequence GTGCGGAAGCTGATTGTGTGGATAGGTCTGGCCTGCCTCGTCTGGGGCTGTGGTCGACAAGAGGATTCGCAACTGGACCAGGCGGCTACGCAGGAGCCGCTTCTACGTTTTGCCACAGTGGATGGGGAGACGTCGCAGAAGCCCCAGAGTTATCTTGTGGCCTTCCGGCGTCTTCTGGATAACACGCAGGACCATTATACAGCCTTCCCTGCGCGACTTCGGACGCATATGCAGGCCATGATGCGCAGCTTCTCGCGGGATCTCGGAACGGTTCAGCCGCGTTATCTGGGGTCTTTGAACCTTTCTGACCTTTCGCAGTCCTTCACGCCGCCGCCGGCCACGCTGGGGCCAGCTTTGCTGCGGCAGAGCCCGCAGGGATCCACGGCTGAAAGTATGGCCAGCCTGATGGAAGTGACCTTTGCGAGCGATGAGGAGGCGCGCGCGACGCTCAAAAAGTGGCTCGACGAAGGCCGCATTTATTATGCGGAACCGAACGACCGCAGTGAGATGAAGGGCGCGCTGGAAGATTCCATCATAGATCGCTTCAAAGACAAGCAGCAGATGACGCCGTGGCTGGAGCAGATCGCCTTTCTGCCCGCCATTCAGCAGATGGGTCAGCTTTCCAGCATCGAGGATCCGCCCGTCATTGCCGTCATGGACAGTGGCGTGGATGTGTTCCATCCCAATGTGCGGCCGGCCATCTATGTGAATGAAACAGGGCAAAACAAGCTCTGTAAGGATGATATCTATGGCTGCAATACGACAGTCGCCAAGAAGGAAAACCTGGGCGATGGCAATGTTTATCCGGCCGGTACCTCCGACTTCAATCAGAGCTGTGGTCAGGAAGGTCAGTGCCAGCATGGAACACACGTCGCGGGTATCATAGCCGCGCGCGATGCCGATGATTACGTCGGCATGTGCCCTTACTGCCAGATCCTGGTGGTGAAGGTGGTGGACCTGGAGCAGAACGGAACGGATACGGCCTTTGTGATCAAGGACGCGTCGATCATTGCGGGCCTGGCTTATGTTTCCGGTTTCAAAAAGAAGGGTGAGCCCCTGGTGCGCGTGATCAATGCTTCCTTTGGAAAGTTCGAACGCTCACGCTCGGTGGAACTCTTCATCAAATCCTTGAAATCGTTTGGTCGCGGAACGCTGATGGTCGCGGCTGCGGGAAACGAGGACACCATGCGCCGTCAGTATCCGGCGGGCTTTGATTCCGTCATCGCGGTATCTAATGTCTACAGCAGCGTCACGGCGCCGAAAAAAAGCGAGTCATCCAATTATGGAACCTGGGTGGATATCGCCGCGCCTGGTGACGGACAATGCCCTGATGGTCCTGGTATTCTGTCGAGCGTGCCGGGTGGCTACGCGTCGTGCAAAGTAGGAACGTCGATGTCAGCGCCGATCGTTTCGGGGATTGCCGGGCTTCTTCTGTCGAAGGATCCGACACTCACCGCGGATCAGGTGGAAAGACGTTTGCTTGATACCGCCGAGCCCGATAAACTCTACTCCGATTCCGTGAATAACGGGTATCGGCCGAATATCAAAGGCATGGGTCTGGTGCCCATGCTGGGCAGCGGTGTCGTCAATGCCAACCTTGCTTTGGATCCCACGCTCGATCAATCCCCGCCGGTGACAACGCAGAGAAACGATCTTGTGCGTGCCGGCTGTGGAGTGGTGGGGGCCGGAGCCTCTTCCGCATGGTCCTGGTTTTGGCTGGCGCTGCCTCTGCTTTTTGTCAGTCGCCGCCGCTGGCGTTGA
- a CDS encoding deoxycytidylate deaminase, giving the protein MRPSFEEIYMDLAFSLARRSTCKRLHVGTVITSTDFRKVLAVGYNGNATGLPNGCDRDEPGNCGCLHSEENAVINCDSPRFIEKLVFVTHMPCAACAKRLINLGNVRKIYYAREYRTRTSLELFSTVGIAVEHLPHQSIHDVDHGCGC; this is encoded by the coding sequence GTGCGTCCAAGTTTTGAAGAGATTTATATGGATCTGGCTTTCAGCCTGGCGCGACGTTCCACCTGCAAACGGCTGCATGTGGGGACCGTGATCACCAGCACGGACTTTCGCAAGGTGCTGGCGGTCGGTTATAACGGCAACGCCACGGGCCTTCCCAATGGCTGCGATCGCGATGAACCCGGCAACTGCGGCTGCCTTCACTCCGAAGAAAACGCTGTCATCAACTGCGACAGTCCCCGCTTCATCGAGAAGCTTGTGTTCGTGACCCACATGCCCTGTGCTGCGTGCGCCAAGCGTTTGATCAACCTCGGCAACGTCCGCAAAATCTATTATGCCCGTGAATATCGCACCCGGACTTCGCTTGAGCTCTTCTCGACCGTCGGAATTGCAGTCGAACACCTGCCACATCAATCCATTCATGACGTCGATCATGGCTGCGGTTGCTAA
- a CDS encoding tetratricopeptide repeat protein: MRALMFILLLSFMNPLWAQGKGGSYAAAEDAYRQGDFEEAIHIYLAAIQDGEENASLFYNLGTSLYKNGELGSAVAALLRARSLDPSDPDIRYNLRFLQEKTRDKLDTKLPGDHLSEWSASRWFTERVLFWWTSIALIMMFSLVGWILFTGKASLLSWIGAFLLLIGALYPGLSLARALWQAPDWGAVRTAEVDVLASPTVRNAVVIFQLHEGAPFAVINESGDWYKVQLSDGKSGWIPREHLAIFGKNFFSYQTSQNEPSAEKPTL; encoded by the coding sequence ATGCGCGCATTGATGTTCATCCTGTTACTGAGTTTCATGAACCCTCTTTGGGCCCAGGGAAAAGGCGGTTCCTATGCGGCCGCCGAGGATGCCTATCGCCAGGGTGATTTTGAAGAGGCCATTCATATTTATCTTGCGGCCATCCAGGATGGTGAAGAGAACGCGAGCCTTTTTTACAACCTCGGGACCAGCCTTTATAAAAACGGGGAATTGGGTTCGGCCGTGGCGGCCCTTTTGCGCGCAAGGAGCCTTGATCCTTCCGATCCTGACATTCGCTACAATCTGCGTTTTCTTCAGGAAAAAACCCGCGATAAACTGGATACGAAGCTTCCAGGCGACCATCTGAGTGAATGGAGCGCGAGCCGCTGGTTTACCGAAAGGGTCCTTTTCTGGTGGACGTCGATCGCGCTGATTATGATGTTCAGTCTCGTCGGTTGGATCCTTTTCACAGGCAAGGCTTCGCTTTTGTCCTGGATCGGGGCTTTCCTCCTTCTGATCGGTGCCCTTTATCCTGGGCTCAGTCTGGCCCGTGCTTTATGGCAAGCGCCGGATTGGGGGGCAGTGCGAACGGCAGAAGTGGACGTGCTGGCAAGTCCCACCGTCCGGAACGCAGTGGTGATTTTCCAGCTGCATGAAGGGGCGCCCTTTGCCGTGATCAATGAATCAGGGGATTGGTACAAGGTCCAACTCTCGGACGGGAAAAGCGGCTGGATTCCGCGCGAACACCTTGCGATCTTTGGCAAAAATTTTTTTTCTTATCAGACTTCGCAAAACGAGCCTTCCGCGGAAAAACCCACGCTTTGA